One window of the Saccopteryx bilineata isolate mSacBil1 chromosome 2, mSacBil1_pri_phased_curated, whole genome shotgun sequence genome contains the following:
- the NENF gene encoding neudesin gives MAGPAPGRRLRPLAALALVLALSLALPAVRAEQTPRPAERGPPVRLFTEEELAHYGGEEEDQPIYMAVKGVVFDVTSGKEFYGRGAPYNALTGKDSTRGVAKMSLDPADLTHDTTGLTAQELRSLDDVFTKVYKAKYPIVGYTARRILNEDGSPNLDFKPEDQPHFDIKDEF, from the exons ATGGCGGGCCCCGCGCCTGGGCGGCGGCTGCGGCCGCTGGCCGCGCTGGCCCTGGTCCTGGCGCTGTCCCTCGCGCTGCCCGCAGTCCGTGCCGAGCAGACGCCGCGCCCCGCCGAACGGGGGCCCCCGGTGCGGCTTTTCACGGAGGAGGAGCTGGCCCACTACGGCGGGGAGGAG GAAGATCAACCCATCTACATGGCCGTGAAGGGAGTGGTGTTTGATGTCACTTCTGGGAAGG AGTTTTATGGACGAGGAGCCCCCTACAATGCCTTGACCGGGAAGGACTCCACCAGAGGGGTAGCCAAGATGTCCCTGGATCCTGCAGACCTCACCCATGACACT ACGGGCCTCACGGCGCAGGAGCTGAGATCCCTAGATGACGTCTTTACCAAAGTGTACAAAGCCAAGTATCCCATCGTTGGCTACACGGCCCGGAGAATCCTCAATGAGGACGGCAGTCCCAACTTGGACTTCAAGCCTGAGGACCAGCCCCATTTTGACATCAAGGACGAGTTCTGA